In Aegilops tauschii subsp. strangulata cultivar AL8/78 chromosome 3, Aet v6.0, whole genome shotgun sequence, one genomic interval encodes:
- the LOC141042458 gene encoding uncharacterized protein, with amino-acid sequence MADARSKFMQPDEDTPFERYLKEVTKYLNIGIPSITGTYNGTLPEEESWKIQVQVTGRTFAPVTEPIKLAFEAPTWSLGKSMAAHIAMGRIGEVYHRELKDTIYQICGRRNEQWEMISTKKDGSIATFIQEQNQHIRRQENQMCLDKIDLKKTLIKIKELEEELKATREDYLEKIVALVGKNDDLEKKIGVFMGNPVPKAEDDECACPDNYIIIDDTDSDPSEDDFVDEAGADIMESSTDQNFY; translated from the coding sequence atggcggatgcaaggagtaagttcatgcaaccagatgaagatacgcctTTTGAACGttacttgaaggaagtcaccaagtacttgaacataggaataccaagcatcaccggaacctacaacggcacattacctgaagaggagagctggaagattcaagttcaagttacaggaaggacgtttgcgccaGTCACTGAACCTATAAAATtggcttttgaagcaccaacctggagtttagggaagagcatggcagcccacatcgctatgggacgcattggagaagtctaccacagggagcttaaggatactatttatcagatttgtggacgccgaaacgagcaatgggagatgatcagcaccaagaaggatggatcaattgcaactttcatccaggagcaaaaccaacacatccgtcgccaggagaaccagatgtgcttagacaagatagatctgaagaagacattgataaagatcaaggagctggaggaagaactcaaggctacacgcgaggattatttggagaaAATCGTCgcgctagtagggaagaatgacgacctggagaagaagattggagtattcatgggaaatccagtaccaaaagcagaagatgatgaatgcgcttgcccggataactacatcatcatcgacgacaccgactcggaccccagtgaagatgactttgttgatgaagctggagcagatatcatggagtcttcgactgatcagaatttctactag